Within Synechococcus sp. NB0720_010, the genomic segment AAGCAGGAGGTGAGGATTACGAGTCAGAGCCGTCACCAGGTGCGCAAGGGCTTGAGCGTCACGCGAGAGGCCCGTTGGAAGCGTTCCACCCATGGCTGTTCCATAGCCGTGGGGCAAGGCACGAACCTGGTGATCCAAGCCAGTCAGGAAGGACCAGAACAAGGCTTTTCGCCTCAGGCGACTGGGCTGAAAACAGGTGATGTTCTCCAGCAACGTCCCCTGGAAAAAAGCGCGGGATGGATCGACGTAAGCAATGTCATCCCGTAGCTCAACGCGTCGATAGGACGCGATGGGCTCACCATCCAGGGACAACTCAGGGTTAGGGCTGACCTGAATTAACTCCAGAAACAACTGCCGTACATCAACGCCAAAACGCTGGTCCCGAAGCAACACAACAGAGCCTTTCTTCGCCTCGACCAATGGAGAACCGTGCCGCGAAATGGTAAGCAGACCCCCAGATGGAAGCTGCCGGCTGCCCCCAGGACCTTCGACAGGCAAGGCCATCAGTGCGTCGTATTCATCCCTCGAAAGGCTCAAGCGGCGATAGCTGTTCCATAGCCCCATCGCTTGCTGCCAAGGGGCGAGGATCTTGCCAAGCAACAGCAGAGCAGCCGCAAGGGCACCGACGAGTAGACGATCGTTCACGACCAACAGCGCACCCCAGGTGACGCCAGCGGCAAACGTGATCTGTCCCATCAAGGAACCAAAAGCCTGGTACTGCCCAGCGAAGGTGTTGTGCAGCATCCGGTCATAGGCCTGCTCTTCTTGAAAGCGCTCACTAGCCACCAAGAACTTCGAACCGAGGCCATTGGATTTGATCAAATCCATGGCATCGACCAACTTGTCTTGATAGGTGCGGGTCTCAAGCTCGGTTTGATCCCGACGTCGTGAGAGCCGCTCGTAGTCCCGAGCGAAGGCCAGAGCGCGAAAGAGGTAGACAATGATCGCGAGAACAGCGACCACTCCAACGCTGCCAGCGATCAAGAACAAGACGACCACAAACAACAGCGAGAAAAGCAAATCAATGGCAGTGGTCAGCGCCTGCAAAGCACTCTCATCGCGCAGAAGATTGATGCTGTTCAAACGCTGCAAATGCCGACCTGGGGATAGTGCCAAGAAATCCGGCAGTCCCAACTGCAAGAAATGGGACACAGCCTCGACCCGCTTCTGATGCTCGACGCGAGCTCCATCAGCACCGGTCAACACCAGACGCACACTTTTGAGCCAGCCCCCCAAGATCATCAACAGCACAACACCCACGCTCAAGACCACCAAGCTCGACATCGAGCCAGATGGGAGGACTGAAGTGAAGACGATATTGATGTAGAGCGGGGAAGCAAGCTCGAGAATATTGATCAGCACTGAAGCCACCAAGATGGGCTTGAGCTGGTAATCCGACCACTGAACATATCGCAAGGACTGGAAGAAGCGATGGGACATCGCTTCTTCCAAGAGGTCAAGTGCAGCATTCAGCGACTGTTTGCAGCGACGAATCGATGCCGAGAGAACATGCCGGAAGCTCTTGCGCGAAAGGACCGCCTCATCAAGGCTCGAAACCATGTGCCCCCAAAATTGCCTGCCAAAAACATATGCAGCTCCAAGCCCGCTGAAGGCGCCAGGGGAACTCTTAACAAAGGGAATCGTTTCGCGTCGCTTTTCGAAATATAAGCATCAAGCAACCTTCATCAGCCGGCGACAGGATTCAATCTGATTAGTCTTCGGGACAACCAAGCAAAGCGGTGAGGACCAGCTCGTGTTTCGTTTTCAGCTATCCACTGAGCGCAATCAAGTGGAATTGATCGCCAATGGACAAGGACAATCCATACCCTTTCAGGTGATCGGTCCGGCGACCGAGATAGCTTTTGTTGAGGAGTTAGTCGAACAGCACTTTGGCTCATTGTGTGTCAAGCCAGGGGATCTACTGGACTTTCTCCAGAATGACCCCTGGATTCAAGAAACCTTTCAGAGCCCAACTGTGATCGAAGGAGAACTCGAAGCAGCCCTACTCGATGCTGAGGCCGAGAAAGACTTCTTTCAGACGAAGCCCCTTGGCCAAAAGTTGGTCAGTGCAGGAGTGATCAATCTGGACGAACTCGAGCAACTCCTATTGGATTATCAACCATTTGCTGCCAACCAGCGTTTGGGTGAATTCCTCAGGTTGAATCTTAAAGTCTCTGGACCGATGCTGGAATTACTAATTAATCCGTCGCTCTATGCCGATCGAGGCTTCAATGACCAGCGCCTCGGAGAACGCCTGAAAGAGCTAGAGCTCATCAGCGAGGACAGACTCAATCAAGCCCTGGCCAGCCAGCGGATGAATGGCAAGCGACTTGGAGAGATCCTGGCCAACCAAGGGGTGATTTCAGAGCAGATGGCCAAGTTCTTTAGTGAGGCTCAACTCACACCAGCCGGCGAGATTGAATTCGCGAGTTAGGCCCAAAGCGCATCCGCCATGCGTGCCACCTGGACAATGGCCGCTCCATCGTGAACACGGACCACATCCACACCAGCCGCGACGCAACGGGCAACGACAGCTGCAGTACCCCAGAGTCGAGCCTTAGGGCGGGGCTCATCCAAAACAGCTCCGATAAAGCGCTTGCGCGAAGGCCCAACGAGAAGCGGGATGCCATCCGCCTTGAGCTGCTCAAGTCCCTTGAGCAGCTCAAGATTCTGTTCAGTGGTTTTGGCAAACCCCAAGCCTGGATCCCAAATCAAGCGCTCCATGCGAACACCCGCAGCAAGAGCGCGCTCGGTGGCATGCCGCAGCTCCCTGAGAACGACAGTAATCACACCCTCAGGGCCGTAGTCCGTCAACGAATCCATGGAGTGGCTGTCCCCTCTGGAGTGCATCAGCACATAGGGGCAGTCCGCTGCGGCGACAACAGCCAACAAATCGGGATCCCGAACGCCGCCGCTGATGTCGTTAATCCAATCCGCTCCAGCTTCAATGGCTCGCTGAGCGACGCAGGCCCGATACGTGTCCACCGAGATCAGCGGCTGACCCAATCCCGGCGGGAAGGCTGATCGAATCGCCTGGAGACTGGGGAGGAGGCGATTGAGCTCCTCTACACCGCCGACATCCTCTGCACCAGGACGGGTGCTTTGGGCGCCAAGATCCAAAACCCCCACACCTGCTTTGACCAATGTCTTGGCCTGCCGCAAGGCCTGGTCTGGAGAGCGAAAGCGACCACCGTCACTGAAGGAATCGGGGGTGAGATTGATCACCCCCATCACCTGGGTTGGTTGGCCCAAGGGCCTTGCCATCAGACCGGCTGGTAGTTCGCAATGCGAGCGAAGCCCTCTGGATCCAGGGAAGCCCCACCCACGAGAACGCCGTCGATATCGCTCTGGGCCATCAACTGGTCAATCGTTCCTGGATTCACAGAACCGCCGTACTGCACCACCACGTCGGAATAACCAACCCAGTCTCGAATCAGTCCGCAGATCCGATTGGCTTCAGCCGCTTCACAGGTTTTGCCCGTGCCAATGGCCCAAATCGGTTCGTAGGCAATGATCAATCGGCTGTGATCCAAGCCATCCACCCCTTGCTGCACCTGGCGGCGGATCACCTTCTCTGCTTCCCCTGCCTCCCGCTGCGAATCGCTCTCGCCAACGCACAGGATCGGGGTGATGCCGTGCTTCTGGGCACTACGGGCCCGAAGATTGATTTGCTCGTCAGTCTCGCTGTAGTACTTGCGTGGCTCACTGTGGCCAACAATGGCGTGACTCACTCCATGCTCGAGGAGCATGCCGGCAGAGACCATCCCCGTAAAGGCGCCCTTCTCTTGCCAGTGGATGTTCTGAGCCGCAATCCGTATCCCACTGCCCGCCAGGGAACTGCTCAAGCTGGCGATGGCCGTAAAAGGAGGCGCCAGAACCACCTCACGATCGCTAGGAAGGCCGGCCACCAGAGGCTTGAAGCTCTCAGCAAAGGCCTGCGCTTCAGCGCAGGTCATATGCATCTTCCAATTGCCCGCGATGACAGCCTTCCGCACTGCGTTCATAGGTCGACTAGCGATCCAACCTAAGGTCTGGGGTCCTCAGCGAAGGTCGAGCTGCTGAGGTACGAGAACTGTCTGACCAGCGAACTCGACCCGGTCGCCGGCTTTCAGCTTCCGACCACGCTGGGTCTCCTGGAAGCCATTGACCCGGACCTCCCCGCCCTGAATGCGCTGCTTGGCTTCACCGCCTGTGAAGACCAAGCCTTGCCATTTCAGAAATTGATCCAGGCGAATGGGCTCGGAGGTCCCCAGGGGTGTGGTCACGCTGTCAACTCATGCCAGTTGCATTGTCCAACCCTGAGTCCCCGCCTCTTTTGGTGGAACCAGGTTGTTTCCACCATTGCCTTTAGCCGCATAGAGACCCACGTCTGCAGCAGCCAAGAGCTCATCGATGTTGCAGACCCGTGCCAAACGTGAATCCGCCATGCCGATCGACAATGTGAACTGGACAAGAGACCCGTCATTCAGCCGCCAGGAACGGGCTGCAACCTGACGGCGTAAGGACTCCAGAACAGCAGCCGCTTCTTCAGCGGACTCCAGCATCAGAACAGCAAATTCATCGCCTCCGAGGCGACCAATCAGATCGCCAGAGGGAATCACGTCACGAAAGAGTGTGGATAACTGACAGATCACTTCGTCCCCGGCGGGGTGACCATAGGTATCGTTAATCGATTTAAAACGATCGATATCAATCAAAGCGACAACACATAGGCAGTGATTTTGGTTGAACTGTCCAATCTGCTGGGTAGCCATCTCAAAAAAGGAACGACGATTAAAAACGCCAGACAAAGAATCGACTTGAGCCAATCCCAATAACTCAGGCAAAAGGCGGCGACGCAAAAAGAACACCAGCGCCGTTTCCGTCAGAAAGAGTGGTGCAAAGCCTGCAAGAAAAACGAGCGCAATCCACCGGGACCAGCGCTGAGTCACTGGAGACAGATCAAGCTCGAGCACCAATAGCCCACGGGTCCCGAGATCAGGCCGCCCCTCAATCGCCAAGGGAGTCGGAGCAATGTGGACCAGTCGCTCACCACCGAAGGCCGGGATGAATCCTAGAAACTGATTAACCGGTTGAACAGAATGGCAAGCGGCAGCCGCATCTGCTGGACGAAGGCACGTCAACAAATCACTCGAGTTTTCTCCAAGCCTTATCCACCAGCTGAGGCCAAAGACTGAACTACCCAGCATCGTGTTGTCATTCGCGGCAATGACTCTTCCACCTGGACCGAGAAGAACAGCCGAGTGCAAGCCTCTAGAAGCGGCTTTGAGCTGGAGCTCTCGCTGGACTTCCTCGACGGGTTGATAACTGGTGACGCTACGAGCAAGGTCGTGCTCAATGGAGCGTGCCTGGAGTTCTGCCTCTCTCATAGCGGCATGCACAACCAGAAATCCGCTAACCCCAACCAAAAGGCAAGATCCCAAAGCGGTCACAAGTAGGGACAGGAAGATCAATTCCTGATTCACCCGTTGATGCAGAAGACCCTTGGTTGAGGGAACCAGTCGCTGGACTGATCGGAGGTGACTCATTGTGCCGCTTCTACATACGTAGAAGTCACCTTCGGTATGATCGAGCCTCGCGGAATGAGCTGCAGTTTCTCTTGCAAGTCACGCACCGCTTCAATATTGCGAGCGACCCGTCCCTCAGGCTGTAGCATTTCGACCTGATCAGACAAGCTGAAATAACGCAGACCCTGTTCCGCTGCACGAAACTCATCGACGCTCAGGCGTTCCCGTTCAGCCAGTAGTGGAAGGGCTCTCTGAGGCCGTAGCCTGGCTTCAGCATGGGCTGCAGACCAAGACCTCAACAGGGAAACAACGCTGTTTTGGTTGAGTTTGAGAAAGTTTTTTTCAACCACCAAGACAGTCAGGATCTCCCCCGGAATGACTGCACTATTGAAGAGTGGGCGTAAGGGAGCGCCTCTTAAAATGACACGGCTGGAGGGAGAGGGAAGTACTGCTGCATCGACAGAGCCAGTGAACAAGGCTTTTGGCATCAACCCAAGTTCCATCTTGCGCATCTTGATCTCACTGAGCGATAAACCATGAAGCTGAAGTGCCCGACCGAGGACAAACGGTCCAAAGTTGGAGCGCGAAACGGCAATCGACTTCCCCTTTAGATCTCGAATTGAGAGCAGTGACGGTACAGAAATAATCTGATCAGCCTCGACTGACTCATCCAGAACCAAGATGACAACCGGGCATCGCTCAGGCACTCGAGCACAAAGCTCAACCAACTCGATAGTGGTTAATTGTGCTATCGGAAGTTCTGCCCTGAGATAAGCATGAACAATGGATTGAGGGTCCGGATACTGCCGAGGAAAGATCTCAATACCCTCGACCCGATCAAACCCCAACTCGTGAGCCAAATAAAAGTACTCATAACCAGGCCAACTCGAAACAGGGACATCAATCGAGGGGCGACGTGAAGCGCAAGATCCGACGAACCAAACAAAGCAGGAAGCCAGCAGTAGGCCAGGAAGGGATCTCCGAGACATCCAAAGGGGCAGCCTGAGGCCAAGTTCAACCTAGTGACCAAGCCTGAGAAAAAAGCCTTTCACTCGAAGCAGATCTCACTCAGAT encodes:
- a CDS encoding ABC transporter transmembrane domain-containing protein; protein product: MVSSLDEAVLSRKSFRHVLSASIRRCKQSLNAALDLLEEAMSHRFFQSLRYVQWSDYQLKPILVASVLINILELASPLYINIVFTSVLPSGSMSSLVVLSVGVVLLMILGGWLKSVRLVLTGADGARVEHQKRVEAVSHFLQLGLPDFLALSPGRHLQRLNSINLLRDESALQALTTAIDLLFSLLFVVVLFLIAGSVGVVAVLAIIVYLFRALAFARDYERLSRRRDQTELETRTYQDKLVDAMDLIKSNGLGSKFLVASERFQEEQAYDRMLHNTFAGQYQAFGSLMGQITFAAGVTWGALLVVNDRLLVGALAAALLLLGKILAPWQQAMGLWNSYRRLSLSRDEYDALMALPVEGPGGSRQLPSGGLLTISRHGSPLVEAKKGSVVLLRDQRFGVDVRQLFLELIQVSPNPELSLDGEPIASYRRVELRDDIAYVDPSRAFFQGTLLENITCFQPSRLRRKALFWSFLTGLDHQVRALPHGYGTAMGGTLPTGLSRDAQALAHLVTALTRNPHLLLLDLSDCSYGKAFIDGLTRALHRCHGHLTVLIAGRGLVLSGLADQQLDLQSALQEARS
- the folP gene encoding dihydropteroate synthase codes for the protein MARPLGQPTQVMGVINLTPDSFSDGGRFRSPDQALRQAKTLVKAGVGVLDLGAQSTRPGAEDVGGVEELNRLLPSLQAIRSAFPPGLGQPLISVDTYRACVAQRAIEAGADWINDISGGVRDPDLLAVVAAADCPYVLMHSRGDSHSMDSLTDYGPEGVITVVLRELRHATERALAAGVRMERLIWDPGLGFAKTTEQNLELLKGLEQLKADGIPLLVGPSRKRFIGAVLDEPRPKARLWGTAAVVARCVAAGVDVVRVHDGAAIVQVARMADALWA
- the tpiA gene encoding triose-phosphate isomerase — encoded protein: MRKAVIAGNWKMHMTCAEAQAFAESFKPLVAGLPSDREVVLAPPFTAIASLSSSLAGSGIRIAAQNIHWQEKGAFTGMVSAGMLLEHGVSHAIVGHSEPRKYYSETDEQINLRARSAQKHGITPILCVGESDSQREAGEAEKVIRRQVQQGVDGLDHSRLIIAYEPIWAIGTGKTCEAAEANRICGLIRDWVGYSDVVVQYGGSVNPGTIDQLMAQSDIDGVLVGGASLDPEGFARIANYQPV
- a CDS encoding RNA-binding S4 domain-containing protein, which gives rise to MTTPLGTSEPIRLDQFLKWQGLVFTGGEAKQRIQGGEVRVNGFQETQRGRKLKAGDRVEFAGQTVLVPQQLDLR
- a CDS encoding diguanylate cyclase; the encoded protein is MNQELIFLSLLVTALGSCLLVGVSGFLVVHAAMREAELQARSIEHDLARSVTSYQPVEEVQRELQLKAASRGLHSAVLLGPGGRVIAANDNTMLGSSVFGLSWWIRLGENSSDLLTCLRPADAAAACHSVQPVNQFLGFIPAFGGERLVHIAPTPLAIEGRPDLGTRGLLVLELDLSPVTQRWSRWIALVFLAGFAPLFLTETALVFFLRRRLLPELLGLAQVDSLSGVFNRRSFFEMATQQIGQFNQNHCLCVVALIDIDRFKSINDTYGHPAGDEVICQLSTLFRDVIPSGDLIGRLGGDEFAVLMLESAEEAAAVLESLRRQVAARSWRLNDGSLVQFTLSIGMADSRLARVCNIDELLAAADVGLYAAKGNGGNNLVPPKEAGTQGWTMQLA
- a CDS encoding ABC transporter substrate-binding protein, which encodes MGFDRVEGIEIFPRQYPDPQSIVHAYLRAELPIAQLTTIELVELCARVPERCPVVILVLDESVEADQIISVPSLLSIRDLKGKSIAVSRSNFGPFVLGRALQLHGLSLSEIKMRKMELGLMPKALFTGSVDAAVLPSPSSRVILRGAPLRPLFNSAVIPGEILTVLVVEKNFLKLNQNSVVSLLRSWSAAHAEARLRPQRALPLLAERERLSVDEFRAAEQGLRYFSLSDQVEMLQPEGRVARNIEAVRDLQEKLQLIPRGSIIPKVTSTYVEAAQ